The following coding sequences lie in one Zingiber officinale cultivar Zhangliang chromosome 2B, Zo_v1.1, whole genome shotgun sequence genomic window:
- the LOC122047688 gene encoding probable inactive purple acid phosphatase 29: MARHSSIILLLLLLLLVLILAPAAADASISLRRAPSVLQRRGGGRGAGRASPAPAPRLLFKGSRPGEFKILQVADMHYADGRSTGCLDVFPNQTATCSDLNTTAFIYRVIRDETPDLVVFTGDNIFGFDATDAAKSLDMSFEPAVSLKLPWAAVLGNHDQESTLSREGVMRHIVSMPYTLSKLNPNSFDIDGFGNYNLEIYGVEGSSLSNKSVLNLYFLDSGDYSTVPSVPGYGWIKASQQVWFKQTSSRLQKEYMRKPSAQKEGAPGLVYFHIPLPEYSSFDASNFTGVKQEGISSASINSGFFSTLLEARDVKAVFTGHDHLNDFCGKLTGIHLCYAGGFGYHAYGKAGWSRRARVVSAYLEKTVNGEWGGVKSIKTWKRLDDKYLSTIDSQVLWSKGTNGRRRKRTSGH; encoded by the exons ATGGCCCGCCACTCCtccattatcctcctcctcctcctcctcctcctcgtcctAATCCTCGCACCAGCGGCCGCAGATGCCTCCATCTCTCTGCGAAGAGCGCCGTCTGTTCTACAGCGAAGGGGAGGAGGCAGGGGAGCTGGCCGCGCTTCCCCTGCTCCGGCTCCGCGCCTGCTGTTCAAGGGGAGTCGTCCGGGCGAGTTCAAGATACTCCAGGTGGCCGACATGCACTACGCCGACGGCAGATCCACCGGCTGCCTCGACGTGTTCCCTAACCAGACCGCCACCTGCTCCGATCTCAACACCACCGCCTTCATCTACCGCGTCATCCGAGACGAGACTCCAGATCTCGTCGTGTTCACTG GTGACAACATATTTGGCTTTGATGCAACTGATGCTGCCAAATCTTTGGATATGTCATTTGAGCCAGCAGTCAGTCTCAAGCTCCCATGGGCAGCTGTCTTGGGTAACCATGACCAGGAGTCTACCCTATCCCGTGAGGGTGTGATGCGCCACATTGTCAGTATGCCCTATACTCTTTCGAAGCTCAACCCAAATAGCTTCGATATTGATGGCTTTGGTAACTATAATTTGGAGATTTATGGTGTGGAGGGCTCATCACTGTCCAACAAATCAGTACTCAATCTCTACTTCCTTGACAGTGGTGATTACTCCACTGTCCCCTCCGTTCCTGGGTATGGCTGGATCAAAGCCTCCCAGCAAGTTTGGTTTAAGCAAACCTCCTCACGCCTGCAG AAAGAGTATATGAGGAAACCAAGTGCACAGAAGGAGGGCGCACCAGGCCTCGTCTACTTCCACATCCCATTGCCAGAATACAGCAGCTTTGATGCATCCAATTTTACAGGGGTGAAGCAAGAGGGTATCAGCTCTGCATCAATCAATTCTGGGTTTTTCTCAACATTGCTAGAGGCCAGGGATGTTAAGGCCGTTTTCACTGGGCATGATCACCTGAATGACTTTTGTGGAAAGCTGACTGGTATTCACCTTTGCTATGCTGGTGGGTTTGGTTACCATGCGTATGGAAAGGCGGGGTGGTCAAGAAGAGCGAGGGTGGTGTCGGCGTACCTGGAGAAGACAGTGAATGGTGAGTGGGGAGGGGTGAAATCAATCAAGACATGGAAACGCCTGGATGATAAATACCTTTCCACCATAGATTCCCAGGTCCTTTGGAGCAAAGGAACGAATG GTAGGCGTAGAAAGAGAACCTCTGGACATTGA